A single genomic interval of Helianthus annuus cultivar XRQ/B chromosome 13, HanXRQr2.0-SUNRISE, whole genome shotgun sequence harbors:
- the LOC110899636 gene encoding geraniol 8-hydroxylase, with amino-acid sequence MISEVGSKIILTIITYWSWWWEVPNQQDKFARTVLTVLVPSSLIFVWYKWRLSSSRKAHLPPGPYGLPVIGYLPFLSSNLHEKFTEIAHKYGPIFSLQLGSKLHVVVNSMDLAKAVAREQDNTFANRNPPITGLIITYGGMDLVWSNNNTHWRNMRKLLASQVLSNANLNASQSLRTHEVRKAVNEVYNKIGTKIDINKTAFDTELNVVTNMLWGCSKSDEGGDFGEMLEGFQEVESKIIELIGKPNISDFIPFLSRFDLQGMNKEMQRQLEQVERIFNYIIDRRIKLKSSKVDETYEGDGRKDFLEILLDLKDQKNDPESFNIIHIKALLINIVVAATDTTSTMAEWVMAEILNNPDVMKKVQDELTEVIGVNSIVEESHFPKLRYLDAVIKETFRLHPPLPFLVHRCPDESCKVGGYTIPKGTIVYINVWAIQRDPENWTNPLEFKPERFLNQKWDYNGNNFKFLPFGSGRRICPGLPLGEKMLVYILASLLHSFEWSLPKDEEFELSDEFGFVTKKRKPLIAIPSQRLSDASLYF; translated from the exons ATGATTTCAGAAGTTGGATCTAAGATTATTCTCACAATCATCACCTACTGGTCATGGTGGTGGGAAGTCCCCAACCAACAAGACAAGTTTGCTCGGACTGTACTAACAGTTCTAGTTCCGTCGTCACTCATATTTGTATGGTACAAATGGAGGTTATCTTCTTCCAGGAAGGCTCACTTGCCTCCAGGACCCTACGGCTTACCGGTTATAGGCTACCTCCCCTTTCTCAGCTCCAACTTGCATGAAAAATTCACCGAGATTGCTCACAAATATGGCCCTATCTTCAGCCTGCAGCTTGGAAGTAAGCTTCATGTTGTGGTTAACTCCATGGACCTAGCAAAGGCTGTGGCTCGTGAGCAGGACAACACATTTGCTAATCGTAATCCTCCAATCACAGGACTAATCATAACGTATGGTGGTATGGACCTTGTATGGTCCAACAACAACACACACTGGCGTAACATGCGTAAGCTTTTAGCCAGCCAAGTGCTCAGCAACGCGAATTTAAACGCGTCTCAAAGTCTGAGAACACATGAAGTAAGAAAGGCAGTGAATGAAGTTTACAACAAAATCGGTACAAAGATTGATATTAACAAAACTGCTTTTGATACAGAACTAAATGTTGTAACCAATATGTTATGGGGTTGTAGCAAATCTGATGAAGGGGGTGATTTTGGTGAAATGTTGGAAGGGTTTCAAGAAGTTGAGTCCAAGATTATCGAGTTAATTGGAAAGCCAAACATCTCTGATTTTATCCCATTTTTGTCACGGTTTGATCTGCAGGGTATGAACAAAGAAATGCAGAGGCAATTGGAACAAGTTGAACGGATTTTTAACTATATTATTGACAGGAGAATCAAACTCAAATCTAGCAAAGTCGATGAAACTTATGAAGGAGATGGAAGGAAGGACTTTCTTGAGATCTTGTTAGATCTCAAAGACCAGAAAAATGATCCAGAATCATTTAACATCATTCATATTAAGGCCTTACTAATT AACATAGTGGTTGCGGCAACAGACACAACCTCAACAATGGCGGAATGGGTTATGGCAGAGATTTTAAATAATCCAGATGTAATGAAAAAGGTTCAAGACGAATTAACAGAGGTTATTGGTGTGAATAGTATTGTGGAAGAATCCCATTTTCCGAAATTAAGATATTTGGATGCAGTGATCAAGGAGACATTCAGACTACACCCTCCCCTTCCTTTCCTGGTCCATAGATGCCCAGATGAATCTTGCAAAGTTGGAGGCTACACAATCCCAAAGGGTACTATCGTCTATATTAACGTTTGGGCAATCCAACGGGATCCCGAAAACTGGACCAATCCATTGGAGTTCAAGCCCGAGAGATTCTTAAACCAAAAATGGGATTATAATGGAAATAATTTCAAGTTTTTACCATTTGGATCAGGGAGAAGAATCTGCCCTGGGCTCCCCCTTGGAGAGAAGATGTTGGTGTATATATTAGCATCTCTCTTGCACTCTTTCGAGTGGAGCTTGCCTAAAGATGAAGAATTCGAGCTTTCTGATGAGTTTGGATTTGTGACAAAGAAAAGGAAACCATTAATAGCCATACCCTCTCAAAGGTTATCTGATGCAAGCCTCTACTTCTAA